The following is a genomic window from Marinococcus sp. PL1-022.
TCATATATGGTACTTATAACAAATATGGATGCTTAGAAAGGAATGGCTAGATGTATGCGCACAATTACCCTGGGCACTAGAAAAAGTAATCTGGCATTAAAACAAACAGAATGGGTGCAGCAGGAGCTTGAAAAACTGGACCTGCCCTATCGTTTTGAAGTGAAAAAAATCTCTACAAAGGGCGACCGTGTTCTGGACCGGACGTTATCTAAAGTTGGCGGAAAGGGCCTGTTTGTAAAGGAAATTGAGCAGGCGCTTACAGATGGTGAAATTGATATAGCTGTACACAGCATGAAGGATCTTCCGGGAGAAATGGCGGAAGGCTTTGAGGTCGGCGCTGTCACAAACCGGGTGGACCCAAGAGACGCTTATATTGCAAACAATCATGTAAAGTTTCATAATCTGCCGCTTGGGGCAGTAGTTGGCACGAGCAGTCTGCGGCGCACGTCCCAGATTAAAGCAGAGCGGCCGGATTTAAACGTTCAGTGGATCCGGGGTAATATCGAAACCCGGCTTCGGAAGCTGCGGGAGGAAAGCTTTGACGCCATTATCTTAGCGGCTGCCGGGCTGGAACGGATGGGCTGGAGCGATGAGATTGTCACGGAATTTCTTGAACCCAGCATGTGTGTCCCGGCTGTAGGTCAGGGCGCACTCGGTATTGAGTGCCGCAGCGGGGATGAAGATATATTAAAGATCATTCAACGTCTTCATGATGAGCCGGTTGCGGAATGTGTAGCTGCAGAGCGGGCCTTCCTGAAAGCTGTTGAGGGAGGATGTGCGGTGCCAATCGGCGGGTATGCGACTCTAAACAAAAAGGGTAATGTGCAATTAACCGCGATGATTGGTTCTACGGATGGACGCAAAATACTAAAAGAAAAGCTTACGGGCGATAATCCGGAAGAAATGGGCAGACAGGCTGCTGATGCCCTGCTTGGCCGGGGCGGCAAAGAAATTCTGGAACAGGCCCGGGAAGAGATGGGTGAAGAGTAGTGACAGCAACAGTACTGGTGACAAGAGGAGCCGGCCAGAACGCAAGTCTGGTGCAGGGTCTTCAGTCTGCAGGCTGTTGTGTCAAAGCGGTGCCGGTTATTACCACCGTACCGGTACGGAGCAGGGAAAAGGCAATGGCAGAGCGGTGGCGGAGCGGTAATATAGACTGGATGCTGGTAACAAGCGTGAATACCGTCTATTACCTGGCAGAATGGCAAAAGCGGCACGGTCTTGGTATTCCCGCCAACTTAAAAACAGCTGCTGTCGGGCCGAAAACCAAGCAGGCACTGGAACAGGAAGGCTTTCAGGTAGAGCTGATGCCGGAAAAATATAAAGCCGTTTCGTTAGCTGAAGCAGCCGGGCAGGTAATTGGCCGCCGGGAAAACGTGCTTCTTCCTCAAAGCGCCAAGGCGGCGGACACCCTGTACCGGTCGCTTGCAGCCCAGGGCTTAAGCTTATGGGTATGGCATTTATATACAACGGTGCCGGAAGAAAAAAATGAGCCCTTTCTGCAGACGATTTTAAAGAACCGGGGAGTTGACGTACTGACGGCCGCAAGTCCTTCCTCTGTAGAGGCCCTGTACCGGCTTGCAGGGGCTTACCAGCAGGTGCTTTTGGCTGTTCCCGTAGTGGCAATCGGCCCCTCGACTGGACAAACTGCCCGCGAAACTGGATTCAAGTATGTTTACGAAGCAGATATTCATTCCGTAGAAGGAATGATAGAAAAAACCAAGGAAATTATTTAGGAGGCTTCACATTGGCTGATTTACATTTCCGCCGGCACCGCAGATTGCGGACGACGCCTGGTATACGAGCAATGGTAAGAGAAAACGAACTACGGCCCAATGACTTGATTTATCCTATCTTTGTCGTCGAAGGGGAAAACGTGCGTAAAGAAGTACCGTCCATGCCGGGGGTCTATCATGTTTCCCTGGATCATTTGGATGCAGAAATGGATGAATTGGAAGTCCTCGGTATTCCGAGCGTCATCGTGTTTGGCGTGCCTCATGAGGAGGAAAAAGACGCTGAAGGAACGCCGGCTTTTCTGAAGGACGGAATCGTCCAGCGGGCGATCCGGCAGATTAAAGAAAATCACCCGGCGTTAACGGTGATTGCAGATACCTGTCTGTGCCAGTATACAGACCACGGGCACTGCGGGGTTATTCATAACGGCTACGTGGATAACGATGAGTCGCTGAGAAATCTAACAGAAACCGCAGTTTCCCAGGCGGAAGCCGGGGCAGACATTATTGCGCCGTCGAACATGATGGACGGCTTTACAGCGGCTATCCGGGAAGGGCTCGATAAAGCAGGACACGTGACGGTGCCGCTGATGTCCTATACGGTTAAATATGCCAGTGCCTTTTACGGCCCGTTCCGTGACGCAGCTCACAGCACTCCTTCGTTTGGGGACCGGAAAACCTACCAGATGGATCCACCGAACCGGCTTGAAGCGTTAAAAGAAGCGGAAACTGATGTCGAAGAAGGTGCCGATTTTCTTATTGTGAAGCCGGCCCTTGCTTATCTCGATATCGTAAGAGAAGTGAAGGAGCGCACCGGTTACCCAGTGGTAGCATATAACGTTTCCGGGGAATATGCGATGATTAAAGCTGCCGCCCAGAACGGATGGGTAAATGAAAAGGATATTGTCATGGAGAAGCTCACCAGTATGAAGCGTGCCGGAGCGGACCTGATTGTGACGTATTTCGCCAAAGATGCTGTTCGTTATATGCAGGAGGATAATAAATAATAATAGCAAGCTCTGGAAGGTATTCAGTCCAGGGCTTGTTTTCGATATACTAAGGACGGGAATAGCAAAAAAGATAACTTTTAAGTATCCAGGAGGTATGACATGAAATCGTATCATAATTCAATACATGCACATGAACGCGCAAAAAAAGTAATGCCGGGAGGAGTCAGCAGCCCCGTACGGACCTATGAATCGGTCGGCCATCCGGCTGTTTATATGGATGAAGGCAAAGGCTCCCGTATTAAGGATATTGACGGCAATGAATACATTGATTATGTGATGTCCTGGGGGCCGCTTCTTCTCGGACACGCAAACGAGCATGTGGTCGACAGCTTAAAAATTGTGGCTGAAAAAGGCACGAGCTTCGGTGCTTCGCACGTAACAGAAGCGGGTCTGGCAGAGCTTGTCGTGGACCGGGTGCCCTCCATTGAAGTCGTCCGGATGGTGAACTCCGGCACGGAAGCGACAATGAGTGCGCTGCGTCTCGCCCGCGGGTTTACCGGCCGGGACAAAATTGTAAAAATGGAGGGATGCTATCACGGCCACGGAGATTCTCTTCTCATTCGTGCCGGCTCCGGCGTCGCCACGCTTGGCCTGCCGGACAGCCCGGGCGTTCCTGGTTCGATTGCGCAGAATACGCTTACCGTTCCGTACAATGATCTCGACAGCCTGCAGAAGGCGTTTGATGAATACGGAGATGAAATCGCCGGTGTTATCCTCGAGCCTGTCACCGGGAATATGGGTGTGGTCACACCGGGTGAAGGATTTTTGGAAGGCGTTCGCGACATTACGAATCAGCACGGCAGTCTGCTGATTTTTGATGAAGTTATGAGCGGCTTCCGGGTGGACTATAACAGCGCCCAGGGACACTACGGGGTGACTCCGGATCTCACGTGTCTTGGAAAGGTGATCGGTGGCGGGCTTCCGGTGGGAGCCTACGGCGGCCGTGCCGATATCATGCAGCAGATTGCCCCGGACGGACCTATTTATCAGGCAGGTACCCTTTCCGGCAATCCATTGGCGATGACAGCCGGACTTGAAACACTCAGACAAGTGGACGAAAGCAGCTATGAAACGTTCCGCGCCCGGGCAGCCCAGCTTGAAGAAGGGCTGAACCGTGCGGCTTCCAAGCATGGAATCCCACATCAAATCAACCGTGCCGGAGCGATGATCGGCCTGTTCTTTACCGATGAACCGGTAGTGGATTTTGCTTCTGCGAAGAAGTCTGATCTGGGAATGTTCGCGCGTTATTTCCGTGGAATGATGGCAGAGGGAATATCACTTCCGCCTTCGCAGTTCGAAGGCCTGTTTTTATCGACGGAGCACAGCGAAGAAGATATCGATAAAACCATTGAGGCGGCTGACCGCGTCTTTGCAAGTCTTGCTGCAAATAAAGAGCACGGGGAAGACAGTTGACGCACGCGTCCTGGTTTCGTAAAATAAAGACACTAACTCAATATTAATAACAAATGCAGAAACAGGGAGGAGTACGCACGCAGGTCTGTTGTACAGAAAAAAGGATCCAGGGCTGAGAGATTCTTTAACGACCCGTGCGGAAAGTCGCCCTCGAGCTTCTTTTCTGAACGCATACAGTAAGAAAAGACGGTAGCCGCCGTTATGGGAAAGTGCCTGCTTGGCGGCAGGTATTAAGGTGGTACCGCGAAAACTCTTCGTCCTTACTCGGGATGAAGAGTTTTTTTATGAGAAGAAAGGGGATTTGTATGGGAAAACAAGAGACGGAAATGGCGAAAAAGTACGATCCGAAGGAAACAGAGAACCGCTGGTATGACTTCTGGAAAGAAACAGGACAGTTTGAAGCAGGCCAGACAGACGGCACACCTTATACAATTGTTATTCCGCCGCCGAACGTAACCGGCCGGCTTCACCTTGGCCATGCGTGGGATACGACGCTTCAGGATATTTTAATCCGTATGAAGCGTATGCAGGGCTATGACACCCTATGGCTGCCGGGGATGGACCATGCCGGGATTGCTACCCAGTCCAAGGTCGAGGCGCAGCTGAAGGAAGAAGGTACGAGCCGCTACGAGCTTGGACGGGAAGCGTTCCTGGAAAAAACGTGGGGATGGAAAGAGGAATATGCAGATTTCATCCGCAGCCAGTGGGCCAAGCTCGGACTTTCACTCGATTATTCGAGGGAGCGATTCACGCTTGATGAAGGTCTCTCGGAAGCGGTGCGGGAAGTCTTTGTTTCGTTGTATGAAAGGGAGCTTATCTACCGGGGTGAGTACATCATCAACTGGGACCCGGAAACGCAGACGGCGCTTTCGGATATTGAGGTGGAGTATAAAGAAGTACAGGGTCATTTTTACCATATGCGCTACCCGGTTAAAGGCGAAAATACCTCGATCGAAGTAGCGACGACCCGGCCGGAAACGATGCTCGGGGACACGGCAGTCGCGGTACATCCGGAGGACGGGCGCTATAAGCATCTTATCGGAAAAACGGCCGTGCTGCCGATCATCGGAAGAGAAATTCCAATTATCGCAGACGACTATGTGGACATGGATTTTGGTTCAGGGGCAGTGAAAATTACGCCTGCGCATGATCCAAATGACTTTGAAATGGGTAACCGTCATGACCTGCCGCGCGTACTTGTGATGAATGAGGACGGCAGCATGAATGGAAATGCCGGCGTCTACGAGGGCATGGACCGTTTTGCCTGCCGCCGGCAGCTGACGAAGGATCTGCAGGCAGAGGGCATTCTGTTTGATATCGAGGAGCATATGCATTCTGTCGGCCATTCCGAGCGGAGCGGCGCCGTGGTTGAACCGTACCTTTCCACCCAGTGGTTTGTAAACATGGGGCCGCTTGCGGAGCAGGCGGTAGAGCTTCAGAAGAAGGAAGAAAAAGTTACCTTTGTTCCGGAACGCTTTGAAAAGACGTATCTGCAGTGGATGGAAAACATTCGGGACTGGTGTATTTCCCGGCAGCTGTGGTGGGGGCACCGGATCCCGGCCTGGTACCATAAAGAAACAGGCGAAATTTATGTCGGACGCACGGCACCGGAAAATCCGGAGGAGTGGAAACAGGACGAGGACGTGCTTGATACATGGTTCAGCTCGGCTTTATGGCCGTTTTCGACTATGGGCTGGCCGGAAGAAAGCGCGGACTATGCGCGCTACTATCCGACGAGTGCGCTTGTCACCGGCTACGACATCATTTTCTTCTGGGTGTCGCGGATGATTTTTCAGGGTCTGGAGTTTACCGGCGAACGCCCGTTTGAGGACGTGCTTATTCACGGCCTGGTACGTGACAGCGAAGGGCGGAAAATGAGTAAATCCCTCGGCAACGGGGTGGACCCGATGGATGTTATCGATCAGTACGGGGCGGATGCTCTGCGCTTTCTGCTCGCTACAGGTACAACACCGGGCAATGATATTCGTTTCCAGTGGGAAAAGGTAGAGGCCAACTGGAATTTCGGCAATAAAATTTGGAACGCTGCCCGCTTTACGCTGATGAATGTGGAAGGGATAACGGCAGAAGATATCGAGCTCGAAGGCACAAAAACGATTGCGGACCGCTGGATTTTACACCGGCTGCAGGAAACAAAGCAGAACGCCACCCAGCTGATGGAAAAATACGAGTTTGGGGAGGCCGGAAGGACGCTCTATAACTTTATTTGGGATGACCTTTGCGACTGGTATATTGAAATGGCCAAGCTGCCGCTGTACGGTGAAGACGAACAGCCAAAACGCATGGCCCAGTCTGTACTTGTTCATGTATTTGATCAGACGATGCGTATGCTTCACCCGATGATGCCGTTTATCACGGAGGAAATCTGGCAGCATCTCCCTCACGAAGGAACGTCGATCATGAGTGCTTCCTGGCCGGTAGCGGATTCGCAGCTGTTTGACGAGGAAGCGGTACGCGATATGGAATTAATTCAGGAGGTTATTCGTTCGGTCCGGAATACGCGGGCGGAAATGAACGTTCCACCGAGCAAAGCGGTGCCGATGAGTCTGAAGCCGTCCAACAGCCAGGCTTCGGAACGACTCGAACGGGGGCGTGACTATATTGTACGGTTTGGAAATCCGGAAACGCTGACGATCGATGCAGCAATGGAGGCTCCGGAAAAATCCATATCCCACGTATTGAGCGGGGCGGAGATCTTTCTGCCGCTTGAAGGCCTTATTAATGTAGACGAAGAAATAGAGCGGCTGCAGCGGGAAAAAGACAAGCTTGATAAAGAAGTGGAACGGGTCACGAAAAAGCTGAACAACGAAGGGTTTGTCAGCAAAGCTCCCGCACACGTCGTCGAGGAAGAAAAAGAAAAACAGAAGGATTACGAACAAAAAAGAGAAAAAGTAACAGCCAGAATGGAAGAACTGCAAAAAAGCTAAGCAGCAGACGCTCCCGGCGAGGGGGCCTGCTGCATGGCTGTTTAAAGGGAGGTCTACTTTGCACACATACAAGGAAGCAGAAGCATGGGTGCACTCACTCGAAACGTTCGGTATCCGCCCGGGACTTGACCGGATGAACATGATGCTTGAAGCTGTCGGCAATCCGGAACGCCGACTGAAGGGCATTCATATTGGCGGAACGAACGGCAAAGGATCCACCGCGGCATTTACGAGAAATATTATGACAGAAGCAGGTATTGTCTGCGGATCATTCACATCACCGTATATTCACCATTTCCGTGAGCGGATTGCCACAGACGGAGAGCCGATCAGCGAGGAGGATTTTCTGGAGCTGGCTGCCGTTCTTCGTCCGGTAGTGGAAAGCATCGCCCGCACGCCGTTTGGATCACCGACGGAGTTTGAAGTGATTACTGTTATAGCGGCAATGTATTTTGCCAGAAAAACGTTTCCGGACGTAGTAATATGGGAGGTTGGCCTTGGCGGTCGTCTGGACGCTACAAACGCCATCCACCCTATGGTGAGCATTATCACAAATATTGGACACGACCATCAGGGAATTCTCGGGGACACGCTCGAAGAAGTAGCCCGGGAAAAAGCCGGCATTATTAAAGGCGGGGTTCCTGTGGTGACATGCGAACAAAATGAAGAGCTTGCCGGCATTTTTGAGGAGGCTGCCGATTACCAGCGCTCGAAGTTTTATCAGCTTGGCAGTCAGTTTTATGTCCGCCGCCTTGAGCCGTCAGAGTCAGGAACTCGTTTTTCCTTTTATTCCCTGCTCGGAGATATGGAGGATCTCGAGGTCTCCATGCTCGGGGAGCATCAGGTGGAGAATGCGGCAGCAGCGGTAATTACAACGCGTTACCTGAAAATGTATTATGCCCTGCCCGCAGAGGATGAGCACATTCGTGCTGGTCTGAAAAAAGCAGCCTGGCCGGGGAGACTTGAAAAAGCGCCTGGCGAGGAGCACGTCCTTTTTGACGGTGCGCATAATGAAGAGGGAATGAAAAGCCTTAAAGAAGCGTTAGCCACGCATTATCCAAACGGCCGGTTTCATTTTATTGTTGGAATGAAAACGGACAAATTACAGGCACCGGTGCTCGATCAGTTGGACGGCCTGGAGATAAAATCCATCACGGCGGTACCGTTTGATTTTCCGCAGGCAGCAGCGCCGGAGGATATTGCTGAAGCGAATACAGCCGACGTTCAAACAGCAGAAAGCTGGCAGAAGGCGTGGGAAAAAGCAGAGACAGCCCGGGATCAGGAAGACGTGATCGTGTTTGCCGGCTCCCTGTATTTCATCTCCCAGCTGATGCAGGAGTGGAGTCAATAAGAAAACGAGAAGCAGAAGCCGTATGCTTCTGCTTTTTTATTATTTTTTTGAGCTGATTAACGGAAAAGCATGCTATAATAAGAAAAAAATGGAAGAGGTGTTGTAATGAACGTATTGCTCGCTGTATATTTTACAGCGGCAGGGATGGTAGTGAGTTCCTTCTGTAACGCCGCAGGCATGCGAATGGCTGTTGGTGCGTCTGTATGGATGCCCCCGTCAAGGTGTCCGGTATGTGTCCAGCCAATTAAAAAAAGAGATTTAGTCCCCTGCTGTTCTTATCTGTATCTGGGCGGTAAATGCCGCTTCTGTAAAACCCGTATTTCCGCGATTTATCCTCTTATGGAAGGCGCCGGTGGTGTCTTGTTTTTCCTCGCCTACGTCCGCTTCGGACCAACTGCAGAATTCGCTGCAGCTTTACTTCTTATTTCCTACCTTTTCATTATTACTATCAGCGATATTACAGCCATGATCATCCCGGACCGGGTGTCGCTTTTGTTTTTTCTTGGAGCGGTGCTTTTAAAACTGTTCTGGCTGGAGGAGCCCGCCTGGAACGAAAGCTTCATAGGCGCACTAGCCGGCTTTTTTCTTTTATCAGCTATTATTCTGGTAACGAGGGGAGGGATGGGCGGCGGCGATCTGAAAATATTTACTGTTCTCGGATTTTTCTTTGGCCCGCATCTTCTTGCCGTAAATTTTACAGCTGCTGTATTCACTGCTTCTATTGTTATTTTTCTACTATATCCATTTAATGCTTTCAAAAAAGGAACACCGTTCCCGTTTGCCCCTGCTATCGCGGTCGGCAGCTTATTTACGTTGTTTGCCGGAGAAGCATGCCTGAAATGGTACCTGGCTTTTTTATAATCCCCCGTTTCAACCCCCACACATAAAGGAGACGATCAATGATGAAATTGACTGCAATCCCTGCCGGAACAGAACTGTTCCGTCCCCGTGAGAAAATGGAACAACAAGGAGCGGAGGCGCTGACGGAGCAGGAACTGCTGGCAGTACTCCTTCGCACAGGTACAAAGCAGGCGCCGGTACTGGAGCTGGCTGCCCAGGTGATGGAACGTTTCGATGCTCTTCCCTTATTGAAAGAAGCGACCAGGGAAGAATTGATGGAAATCCCGGGTATTGGAAAAGCAAAAGCTTTGGAGCTGCAGGCTGCCCTTGAGCTGGGAAAGCGCGTCTTTCGCTATTCGTATCCGGACAGATACGTTGTGCGTTCACCTGAAGACGCGGCGGAGTATATGATGGAAGACTTGAGGTTTTTACAGCAGGAGCATTTTGTAGTACTGTGTCTGAATACTAAAAATCAAATTATTCATAAGCAGACGCTATTTATCGGCAGTTTAAATTCAAGTATTGTTCATCCACGGGAGCTGTTCAAAGAAGCGCTGCGGCGGTCCGCCGCATCAATTATCTGTCTTCACAATCATCCATCCGGCGATCCGGCGCCGAGCAGCGAGGATATTCAGGTGACTAAGCGGGTAGCAGAATGCGGCCGACTGCTTGGAATTGAACTGCTCGACCATGTAATCGTTGGTGATCAGTGCTTTGAGAGCATGAAAGAGCAGGGATTTATGTAG
Proteins encoded in this region:
- the hemC gene encoding hydroxymethylbilane synthase; the protein is MRTITLGTRKSNLALKQTEWVQQELEKLDLPYRFEVKKISTKGDRVLDRTLSKVGGKGLFVKEIEQALTDGEIDIAVHSMKDLPGEMAEGFEVGAVTNRVDPRDAYIANNHVKFHNLPLGAVVGTSSLRRTSQIKAERPDLNVQWIRGNIETRLRKLREESFDAIILAAAGLERMGWSDEIVTEFLEPSMCVPAVGQGALGIECRSGDEDILKIIQRLHDEPVAECVAAERAFLKAVEGGCAVPIGGYATLNKKGNVQLTAMIGSTDGRKILKEKLTGDNPEEMGRQAADALLGRGGKEILEQAREEMGEE
- a CDS encoding uroporphyrinogen-III synthase, coding for MTATVLVTRGAGQNASLVQGLQSAGCCVKAVPVITTVPVRSREKAMAERWRSGNIDWMLVTSVNTVYYLAEWQKRHGLGIPANLKTAAVGPKTKQALEQEGFQVELMPEKYKAVSLAEAAGQVIGRRENVLLPQSAKAADTLYRSLAAQGLSLWVWHLYTTVPEEKNEPFLQTILKNRGVDVLTAASPSSVEALYRLAGAYQQVLLAVPVVAIGPSTGQTARETGFKYVYEADIHSVEGMIEKTKEII
- the hemB gene encoding porphobilinogen synthase — translated: MADLHFRRHRRLRTTPGIRAMVRENELRPNDLIYPIFVVEGENVRKEVPSMPGVYHVSLDHLDAEMDELEVLGIPSVIVFGVPHEEEKDAEGTPAFLKDGIVQRAIRQIKENHPALTVIADTCLCQYTDHGHCGVIHNGYVDNDESLRNLTETAVSQAEAGADIIAPSNMMDGFTAAIREGLDKAGHVTVPLMSYTVKYASAFYGPFRDAAHSTPSFGDRKTYQMDPPNRLEALKEAETDVEEGADFLIVKPALAYLDIVREVKERTGYPVVAYNVSGEYAMIKAAAQNGWVNEKDIVMEKLTSMKRAGADLIVTYFAKDAVRYMQEDNK
- the hemL gene encoding glutamate-1-semialdehyde 2,1-aminomutase; amino-acid sequence: MKSYHNSIHAHERAKKVMPGGVSSPVRTYESVGHPAVYMDEGKGSRIKDIDGNEYIDYVMSWGPLLLGHANEHVVDSLKIVAEKGTSFGASHVTEAGLAELVVDRVPSIEVVRMVNSGTEATMSALRLARGFTGRDKIVKMEGCYHGHGDSLLIRAGSGVATLGLPDSPGVPGSIAQNTLTVPYNDLDSLQKAFDEYGDEIAGVILEPVTGNMGVVTPGEGFLEGVRDITNQHGSLLIFDEVMSGFRVDYNSAQGHYGVTPDLTCLGKVIGGGLPVGAYGGRADIMQQIAPDGPIYQAGTLSGNPLAMTAGLETLRQVDESSYETFRARAAQLEEGLNRAASKHGIPHQINRAGAMIGLFFTDEPVVDFASAKKSDLGMFARYFRGMMAEGISLPPSQFEGLFLSTEHSEEDIDKTIEAADRVFASLAANKEHGEDS
- a CDS encoding valine--tRNA ligase, which codes for MGKQETEMAKKYDPKETENRWYDFWKETGQFEAGQTDGTPYTIVIPPPNVTGRLHLGHAWDTTLQDILIRMKRMQGYDTLWLPGMDHAGIATQSKVEAQLKEEGTSRYELGREAFLEKTWGWKEEYADFIRSQWAKLGLSLDYSRERFTLDEGLSEAVREVFVSLYERELIYRGEYIINWDPETQTALSDIEVEYKEVQGHFYHMRYPVKGENTSIEVATTRPETMLGDTAVAVHPEDGRYKHLIGKTAVLPIIGREIPIIADDYVDMDFGSGAVKITPAHDPNDFEMGNRHDLPRVLVMNEDGSMNGNAGVYEGMDRFACRRQLTKDLQAEGILFDIEEHMHSVGHSERSGAVVEPYLSTQWFVNMGPLAEQAVELQKKEEKVTFVPERFEKTYLQWMENIRDWCISRQLWWGHRIPAWYHKETGEIYVGRTAPENPEEWKQDEDVLDTWFSSALWPFSTMGWPEESADYARYYPTSALVTGYDIIFFWVSRMIFQGLEFTGERPFEDVLIHGLVRDSEGRKMSKSLGNGVDPMDVIDQYGADALRFLLATGTTPGNDIRFQWEKVEANWNFGNKIWNAARFTLMNVEGITAEDIELEGTKTIADRWILHRLQETKQNATQLMEKYEFGEAGRTLYNFIWDDLCDWYIEMAKLPLYGEDEQPKRMAQSVLVHVFDQTMRMLHPMMPFITEEIWQHLPHEGTSIMSASWPVADSQLFDEEAVRDMELIQEVIRSVRNTRAEMNVPPSKAVPMSLKPSNSQASERLERGRDYIVRFGNPETLTIDAAMEAPEKSISHVLSGAEIFLPLEGLINVDEEIERLQREKDKLDKEVERVTKKLNNEGFVSKAPAHVVEEEKEKQKDYEQKREKVTARMEELQKS
- a CDS encoding folylpolyglutamate synthase/dihydrofolate synthase family protein, coding for MHTYKEAEAWVHSLETFGIRPGLDRMNMMLEAVGNPERRLKGIHIGGTNGKGSTAAFTRNIMTEAGIVCGSFTSPYIHHFRERIATDGEPISEEDFLELAAVLRPVVESIARTPFGSPTEFEVITVIAAMYFARKTFPDVVIWEVGLGGRLDATNAIHPMVSIITNIGHDHQGILGDTLEEVAREKAGIIKGGVPVVTCEQNEELAGIFEEAADYQRSKFYQLGSQFYVRRLEPSESGTRFSFYSLLGDMEDLEVSMLGEHQVENAAAAVITTRYLKMYYALPAEDEHIRAGLKKAAWPGRLEKAPGEEHVLFDGAHNEEGMKSLKEALATHYPNGRFHFIVGMKTDKLQAPVLDQLDGLEIKSITAVPFDFPQAAAPEDIAEANTADVQTAESWQKAWEKAETARDQEDVIVFAGSLYFISQLMQEWSQ
- a CDS encoding prepilin peptidase, whose amino-acid sequence is MNVLLAVYFTAAGMVVSSFCNAAGMRMAVGASVWMPPSRCPVCVQPIKKRDLVPCCSYLYLGGKCRFCKTRISAIYPLMEGAGGVLFFLAYVRFGPTAEFAAALLLISYLFIITISDITAMIIPDRVSLLFFLGAVLLKLFWLEEPAWNESFIGALAGFFLLSAIILVTRGGMGGGDLKIFTVLGFFFGPHLLAVNFTAAVFTASIVIFLLYPFNAFKKGTPFPFAPAIAVGSLFTLFAGEACLKWYLAFL
- the radC gene encoding RadC family protein, with the protein product MMKLTAIPAGTELFRPREKMEQQGAEALTEQELLAVLLRTGTKQAPVLELAAQVMERFDALPLLKEATREELMEIPGIGKAKALELQAALELGKRVFRYSYPDRYVVRSPEDAAEYMMEDLRFLQQEHFVVLCLNTKNQIIHKQTLFIGSLNSSIVHPRELFKEALRRSAASIICLHNHPSGDPAPSSEDIQVTKRVAECGRLLGIELLDHVIVGDQCFESMKEQGFM